The following are from one region of the Streptomyces decoyicus genome:
- the paaD gene encoding 1,2-phenylacetyl-CoA epoxidase subunit PaaD has protein sequence MVTTTALEEELLALAGSVPDPELPVLTLAELGVLRGVQLTAPGRVEVRLTPTYTGCPAIEAMSADIEQVLHDHGIPEVEVRTVLSPPWTTDAITAEGRRKLAEFGIAPPRPTGPAGGPVAVDLTIRCPQCGSTDTTLLSRFSSTACKALRRCESCREPFDHFKEL, from the coding sequence ATGGTGACCACCACCGCCCTCGAAGAGGAACTGCTGGCGCTGGCCGGCTCCGTTCCGGACCCTGAGCTGCCGGTGCTCACCCTCGCCGAGCTGGGCGTGCTGCGCGGGGTGCAGCTCACGGCCCCCGGCCGGGTCGAGGTGCGGCTCACCCCCACCTACACCGGCTGCCCGGCCATCGAGGCGATGTCGGCCGACATCGAGCAGGTGCTGCACGACCACGGCATACCCGAGGTCGAGGTCCGTACGGTCCTCAGCCCGCCCTGGACCACGGACGCGATCACCGCCGAAGGCCGCCGCAAGCTGGCCGAATTCGGGATCGCACCCCCACGCCCCACGGGACCGGCCGGCGGACCGGTCGCCGTCGACCTCACCATCCGCTGCCCGCAGTGCGGATCGACCGACACCACCCTGCTGAGCCGGTTCTCCTCCACGGCATGCAAGGCACTGCGACGTTGCGAGTCCTGCCGCGAACCCTTCGACCACTTCAAGGAGTTGTGA
- a CDS encoding TrmH family RNA methyltransferase, whose protein sequence is MSSEKTAPAEPLQYDEGYGTQIGVGPHPEPWPQDDRLDPELLANGDRRNVVDHYRYWKREAIVADLDTRRHDFHVAVENWGHDFNIGSVVRTANAFLAKEIHIVGQRRWNRRGAMVTDRYQHVRHHPDTADLTAWAAAEELPIIGIDNLPGSVPLETTELPRRCVLLFGQEGPGLTEEARRHASLTCSIAQFGSTRSINAGAAAAIAMHAWIGRHARIAGPDGR, encoded by the coding sequence GTGAGCAGCGAGAAAACCGCCCCCGCCGAGCCCCTCCAGTACGACGAGGGGTACGGGACCCAGATCGGCGTCGGACCGCACCCGGAACCCTGGCCGCAGGACGACCGCCTGGACCCCGAGCTGCTCGCGAACGGCGACCGCCGCAATGTGGTCGACCACTACCGCTACTGGAAGCGCGAGGCGATCGTCGCCGACCTCGACACCCGCCGCCATGACTTCCATGTGGCCGTCGAGAACTGGGGGCACGACTTCAACATCGGCTCGGTCGTGCGGACCGCGAATGCGTTCCTGGCCAAGGAGATCCATATCGTCGGGCAGCGCCGCTGGAACCGGCGCGGCGCGATGGTGACCGACCGCTACCAGCACGTCCGCCACCACCCGGACACCGCGGACCTCACCGCCTGGGCGGCGGCCGAGGAGCTGCCGATCATCGGGATCGACAATCTCCCCGGTTCCGTGCCGCTGGAGACGACCGAGCTGCCGCGGCGGTGTGTGCTGCTGTTCGGCCAGGAGGGGCCGGGGCTGACCGAGGAGGCGCGTCGGCATGCCTCGCTGACCTGCTCGATCGCGCAGTTCGGTTCGACCCGCTCGATCAATGCGGGGGCCGCGGCCGCCATCGCGATGCATGCCTGGATCGGCCGCCATGCGCGGATCGCGGGGCCGGACGGCCGCTGA
- the paaA gene encoding 1,2-phenylacetyl-CoA epoxidase subunit PaaA, with amino-acid sequence MTTIAPEETAREAVFDATVAADERIEPRDWMPDAYRSTLVRQIAQHAHSEIIGMQPEGNWITRAPSLRRKAILMAKVQDEAGHGLYLYSAAETLGTGRDELLDKLHSGRQKYSSIFNYPALTWADVGAVGWLVDGAAITNQVPLCRCSYGPYARAMVRICKEESFHQRQGYELLLTLSRGTDAQHAMAQDAVNRWWWPSLMMFGPPDDESSHSAQSMAWKIKRHSNDELRQRFVDICVPQAEALGLTLPDPDLTWNDARGHWDFGPIDWAEFREVLKGNGPCNEQRISRRRQAHEEGAWVREAAAAHAAKHGKASR; translated from the coding sequence ATGACGACGATCGCGCCGGAAGAGACGGCTCGCGAGGCCGTATTCGACGCCACCGTGGCCGCGGACGAGCGCATCGAGCCGCGGGACTGGATGCCGGACGCCTACCGCTCGACACTCGTGCGGCAGATTGCGCAGCACGCCCACTCCGAGATCATCGGCATGCAGCCGGAGGGCAACTGGATCACCCGGGCGCCGTCCCTGCGCCGCAAGGCGATCCTGATGGCGAAGGTGCAGGACGAAGCCGGTCACGGCCTGTATCTCTACAGCGCCGCCGAGACCCTGGGCACCGGCCGCGACGAGCTGCTCGACAAGCTGCACTCCGGCCGCCAGAAGTACTCCTCGATCTTCAACTACCCGGCCCTGACCTGGGCCGATGTCGGAGCCGTCGGCTGGCTGGTGGACGGCGCGGCGATCACCAACCAAGTCCCGCTGTGCCGGTGTTCGTACGGCCCCTATGCCCGCGCGATGGTCCGCATCTGCAAGGAGGAGTCCTTCCACCAGCGACAGGGCTACGAACTCCTGCTGACCCTCAGCCGCGGCACCGACGCCCAGCACGCCATGGCGCAGGACGCGGTGAACCGCTGGTGGTGGCCGTCGCTGATGATGTTCGGCCCGCCGGACGACGAGTCGTCGCACTCCGCGCAGTCCATGGCCTGGAAGATCAAGCGGCACTCCAACGACGAGCTGCGCCAGCGCTTCGTGGACATCTGCGTTCCCCAGGCCGAGGCCCTCGGACTCACCCTCCCCGACCCGGACCTGACGTGGAACGACGCGCGCGGCCACTGGGACTTCGGCCCGATCGACTGGGCCGAGTTCCGCGAGGTCCTCAAGGGCAACGGCCCCTGCAACGAACAGCGGATCAGCCGCCGACGGCAGGCTCATGAGGAAGGCGCCTGGGTGCGCGAAGCAGCCGCCGCGCACGCGGCCAAGCACGGGAAGGCCAGCCGATGA
- a CDS encoding 2Fe-2S iron-sulfur cluster-binding protein — protein sequence MFHPLQVREIERLTDDAVAVTFAVPPELRTTFRHTPGQHIALRRSVDGQEIRRTYSICTPATDQPVLRVGIRLVEDGAFSTYALKELAVGDTVEVMAPAGRFTLEPRSGHFVGIVGGSGITPVLSIASTLLDRQPDAHFCLIRSDRTAASTMFLEEVADLKDRYPQRFQLIHALSREEQQAGLPSGRLDEARLRSLLPALLKIDSIDGWYLCGPYGLVQGAERALRALNVPRTRIHEEIFHVDSGAPTAPAVSAPAHSTVTATLDGRSGSWPVHDSESLLEAVLRNRADAPYACKGGVCGTCRAFLVSGEIRMDRNFALEAEEVDAGYVLACQSHPVTEKVELDFDR from the coding sequence ATGTTCCACCCGCTCCAGGTCCGGGAGATCGAGCGGCTCACGGACGACGCGGTGGCCGTCACCTTCGCGGTCCCGCCCGAGCTTCGCACGACCTTCCGGCACACCCCCGGACAGCACATCGCGCTGCGCAGATCGGTCGACGGCCAGGAGATCCGCCGCACGTACTCCATCTGCACCCCGGCCACCGACCAGCCCGTATTGCGCGTGGGCATCCGCCTCGTCGAGGACGGCGCCTTCTCGACCTACGCGCTCAAGGAGCTGGCTGTCGGCGACACGGTGGAGGTCATGGCCCCGGCCGGCCGGTTCACCCTCGAACCACGCTCCGGCCATTTCGTCGGCATCGTCGGCGGCAGCGGCATCACTCCCGTGCTGTCCATCGCCTCCACCCTGCTCGACCGGCAGCCGGACGCCCACTTCTGTCTCATCCGCAGCGACCGCACGGCGGCTTCGACGATGTTCCTGGAGGAGGTGGCCGACCTGAAGGACCGCTATCCCCAGCGCTTCCAGCTCATCCACGCCCTCTCCCGCGAGGAACAACAGGCCGGCCTGCCCTCCGGCCGGCTGGACGAGGCCCGGCTCCGCTCCCTCCTGCCCGCGCTGCTGAAGATCGACTCCATCGACGGCTGGTACCTCTGCGGCCCCTACGGCCTGGTCCAGGGCGCCGAACGCGCCCTGCGCGCGCTCAACGTGCCCCGCACCCGCATCCACGAGGAAATCTTCCACGTCGACAGCGGCGCCCCGACCGCCCCCGCCGTCTCCGCCCCCGCGCACAGCACCGTGACCGCCACGCTCGACGGCCGCTCCGGCAGCTGGCCGGTCCACGACAGCGAGTCGCTGCTCGAAGCGGTCCTGCGCAACCGCGCAGACGCCCCGTACGCCTGCAAGGGCGGCGTCTGCGGCACCTGCCGCGCCTTCCTGGTCTCGGGCGAGATCCGCATGGACCGCAACTTCGCCCTGGAAGCCGAAGAGGTCGACGCGGGGTACGTCCTGGCCTGCCAGTCCCACCCGGTCACGGAAAAGGTCGAGCTGGACTTCGACCGATAG
- the paaB gene encoding 1,2-phenylacetyl-CoA epoxidase subunit PaaB, translated as MTTPRPAEAPEAAAGTAARPTDWPLWEVFVRSRRGLSHTHAGSLHAPDAEMALRNARDLYTRRSEGVSLWVVPSAQITASSPDEKDVFFEPAGDKPYRHPTFYEIPDGVHHL; from the coding sequence ATGACGACACCACGCCCCGCCGAAGCCCCCGAGGCCGCCGCAGGGACGGCCGCCCGGCCCACCGACTGGCCCCTGTGGGAGGTCTTCGTCCGCAGCCGTCGCGGCCTCTCGCACACCCACGCCGGCAGCCTGCATGCGCCGGACGCCGAGATGGCGCTGCGCAACGCCCGCGACCTCTACACCCGCCGCTCGGAGGGCGTCTCCCTCTGGGTGGTGCCCTCCGCGCAGATCACCGCCTCCTCGCCGGACGAGAAGGACGTCTTCTTCGAGCCGGCCGGCGACAAGCCCTACCGCCACCCGACCTTCTACGAGATCCCGGACGGGGTGCATCACCTTTGA
- a CDS encoding HTTM domain-containing protein yields the protein MTSPTPHQPQQTPGAQQSVQTPESADVPQQTQAPQTPQESAPYEETRIERAIGRGFGRVTSRALAPYQTAVIRIGFSATWLLFLLREWPHRAVLYGPDSPWSLDMARRLLDGNHAFSVLPWSDSRGWFECVYLVAIVASALLMLGWRTRTMSVLFMVGVISLQNRSIFIGDGGDNVIHLMSMYLVLTRCGQVWSLDARRAKRAAAAASASGGDANGGATTASRDLPGVILWAVLGLGLAVAQLSGSYGLGWSEGGPVPHIGWSLVLWGLWLTHGVWWAAQRYAPGEPRVVLDTLAKLAHNGALLVIMIEVCLIYATAGWYKIQGSRWQDGTAVYYPMHLDYFSPWPALSELLGSNGVIVMLITYGTVIVQVAFPFTLFNRRLKNVLLVAMICEHLSIAFLLGLPFFSLAMVAADAVFLPTNFLTWLSARVSGLRKRLFSRGGRDRPADGAGGGEPEARTEHDGGGHTLVG from the coding sequence GTGACATCACCGACGCCCCACCAGCCTCAGCAGACCCCGGGCGCACAGCAGTCCGTGCAGACGCCGGAGTCGGCCGACGTGCCTCAGCAGACGCAGGCACCGCAGACGCCCCAGGAGTCCGCCCCCTACGAAGAGACCCGTATCGAGCGGGCGATCGGACGCGGCTTCGGGCGGGTCACCAGCCGCGCGCTGGCCCCGTACCAGACCGCCGTGATCCGGATCGGCTTCTCGGCGACCTGGCTGCTGTTCCTGCTGCGTGAATGGCCGCACCGCGCGGTGCTCTACGGGCCCGACAGCCCCTGGAGCCTGGACATGGCGCGCCGGCTCCTGGACGGCAACCACGCCTTCTCCGTCCTGCCCTGGTCCGACAGCCGCGGCTGGTTCGAGTGCGTGTACCTCGTCGCCATCGTGGCCAGCGCCCTGCTGATGCTCGGCTGGCGCACCCGCACCATGTCGGTGCTCTTCATGGTGGGCGTGATCTCGCTTCAGAACCGCAGCATCTTCATAGGGGACGGCGGCGACAACGTCATCCACCTGATGTCGATGTATCTCGTGCTGACCCGGTGCGGGCAGGTCTGGTCGCTGGACGCACGCCGTGCGAAGCGGGCAGCGGCCGCCGCGTCCGCGTCCGGCGGGGACGCAAACGGCGGCGCCACTACCGCTTCCCGCGATCTCCCCGGCGTCATCCTGTGGGCCGTGCTCGGCCTCGGTCTGGCGGTGGCCCAGCTGAGCGGCAGCTACGGCCTCGGCTGGTCCGAGGGCGGCCCGGTCCCGCACATCGGCTGGAGCCTGGTGCTGTGGGGCCTGTGGCTGACGCACGGTGTGTGGTGGGCTGCGCAGCGGTACGCGCCCGGAGAGCCGCGCGTCGTCCTGGACACCCTCGCCAAGCTCGCCCACAACGGCGCACTGTTGGTGATCATGATCGAGGTCTGTCTGATCTACGCCACCGCCGGCTGGTACAAGATCCAGGGCTCACGCTGGCAGGACGGCACCGCGGTCTACTACCCGATGCACCTGGACTACTTCTCCCCCTGGCCGGCGCTGTCCGAGCTGCTGGGCAGCAACGGGGTGATCGTCATGCTGATCACCTACGGGACGGTGATCGTGCAGGTCGCCTTCCCGTTCACGCTCTTCAACCGCCGGCTCAAGAATGTGCTGCTGGTCGCGATGATCTGCGAGCACCTCTCGATCGCGTTCCTGCTCGGGCTGCCGTTCTTCTCGCTCGCGATGGTCGCCGCTGACGCGGTCTTCCTGCCGACGAACTTCCTGACCTGGCTCTCCGCCCGCGTCTCCGGCCTGCGCAAACGGCTCTTCTCGCGCGGCGGCCGGGACCGGCCGGCCGACGGTGCCGGGGGCGGCGAGCCGGAGGCCCGTACGGAGCACGACGGCGGTGGCCATACGCTCGTGGGGTGA
- a CDS encoding acyl-CoA dehydrogenase family protein: MDFTFTEEQQAAVEAARAVFSGVAPDSVPSPALAPGAVADDFDRALWRKLADADLLSLPIAPEYGGAGLDPIALCLVLRESAKVLARVPLLESGAAALTLQRYAADELRAQALPRIAAGDLVVTVAAGGRTGHEPAELAVDARQEGADWILDGAQTAVPWAQAADRILLPAHTPEGHAVLALVPRTDPGVTLDEQISTSGERHAEVRLESVRISAQETITDPAAWESLRHVLTTGTCALALGLGERVLAMTSDYTSKREQFGFPVATFQAVAVQAADRFIDLRAMEATLWQAAWRITTDAAGPLPPAGDVAVAKIWAAEGVRRVVQTAQHLHGGFGADTDYSLHRYHAWAKQLELSLGPAAAHEEALGDLLAAHPLG; encoded by the coding sequence ATGGACTTCACCTTCACCGAGGAGCAGCAGGCCGCCGTCGAAGCGGCGAGGGCCGTCTTCTCGGGGGTCGCTCCGGACAGCGTGCCCAGCCCGGCGCTCGCCCCCGGTGCGGTCGCCGACGACTTCGACCGCGCGCTGTGGCGCAAGCTCGCCGACGCCGATCTGCTGAGCCTGCCGATCGCACCCGAGTACGGCGGCGCGGGTCTGGACCCGATCGCGCTCTGCCTCGTGCTCCGCGAGTCGGCCAAGGTGCTGGCGCGGGTACCGCTGCTGGAGTCAGGCGCCGCCGCGCTCACCCTCCAGCGTTACGCGGCCGACGAGCTGCGTGCGCAAGCGCTCCCCCGGATTGCCGCCGGGGACCTCGTCGTGACCGTCGCCGCCGGCGGCCGCACGGGGCACGAGCCGGCCGAACTCGCCGTGGATGCCCGCCAAGAGGGTGCCGACTGGATCCTCGACGGCGCACAGACGGCCGTCCCCTGGGCCCAGGCCGCGGACCGGATCCTGCTCCCCGCCCACACCCCCGAAGGACACGCCGTACTCGCGCTCGTCCCCCGCACCGACCCCGGCGTCACGCTCGACGAGCAGATATCCACCAGCGGAGAGCGCCATGCCGAGGTCCGGCTGGAGTCCGTCCGCATCAGCGCCCAGGAAACGATCACCGACCCAGCCGCCTGGGAGTCGCTGCGCCATGTTCTGACCACCGGCACCTGCGCACTCGCGCTGGGCCTCGGCGAGCGCGTCCTCGCCATGACCAGCGACTACACCAGCAAGCGCGAACAGTTCGGGTTCCCGGTGGCCACTTTCCAGGCCGTCGCGGTCCAGGCCGCCGACCGCTTCATCGACCTGCGCGCCATGGAGGCCACGCTCTGGCAGGCCGCCTGGCGCATCACCACGGACGCCGCCGGCCCGCTACCGCCCGCCGGCGATGTCGCGGTCGCCAAGATCTGGGCCGCCGAGGGCGTACGCCGCGTCGTCCAGACCGCCCAGCATCTTCATGGCGGCTTCGGCGCCGACACCGATTACTCGCTGCACCGCTATCACGCCTGGGCCAAACAGCTGGAGCTCTCCCTCGGCCCCGCCGCCGCCCACGAGGAGGCACTCGGAGACCTGCTCGCGGCACATCCGCTGGGCTGA
- the paaN gene encoding phenylacetic acid degradation protein PaaN codes for MAAEMTAARTTTAQLIEKHRPTLDQTLEAIRTRAYWSPHPEHPKAYGESAAPDGLAAFEALRGRRFELDQPGTDDWTGEEVSPYGLKLDISYPHPDVDVLLPAMRAALPAWRGAGPEARAAVCLEILARISARTHEFAQAVMHTSGQAFMMAFQAGGPHAQDRGLEAVAYAYAEQVRTPEQAPWSKPQGKRDPLELSKSFTAVPRGVALMIGCNTFPTWNGYPGLFASLATGNPVLVKPHPRAVLPLALTVKVAREVLAEAGFPADLVCLAVDKPGEGLAKTLAVRPEVRIIDYTGSTAFGDWLETHARQAQVFTEKAGVNTVVIDSTDDYKGMLSNLAFSLSLYSGQMCTTPQNLLIPREGITTDAGPKSYDEVVSDLAAAVNGLLGDDARANALLGAIVNPQVKERIDAAAGLGEVALASREVANPEFPGATVRTPVIVKLDGAKPDSEAAYLSECFGPVSFAVAVDSAADAVDLLRRTVREKGAMTVGAYTTSAEVEQLVEEACLEECAQLSLNLTSGVYVNQTAAFSDFHGSGGNPAANAALCDGAFVANRFRTVEVRRPA; via the coding sequence ATGGCCGCCGAAATGACCGCAGCGCGTACGACCACAGCGCAGTTGATCGAGAAGCACCGCCCGACCCTCGACCAGACGCTGGAGGCGATCCGCACCCGCGCTTACTGGTCCCCGCACCCCGAGCACCCGAAGGCATACGGCGAGAGTGCCGCGCCCGACGGGCTGGCCGCCTTCGAGGCACTGCGCGGCCGGCGGTTCGAGCTCGACCAGCCCGGCACGGACGACTGGACGGGCGAGGAAGTCTCGCCGTACGGCCTGAAGCTGGACATCAGCTATCCGCATCCGGACGTGGACGTGCTGCTCCCGGCCATGCGCGCCGCGCTCCCCGCCTGGCGGGGAGCCGGCCCCGAGGCGCGCGCGGCGGTGTGCCTGGAGATCCTGGCCCGGATCAGCGCGCGGACCCACGAGTTCGCGCAGGCCGTGATGCACACCAGCGGCCAGGCCTTCATGATGGCGTTCCAGGCGGGCGGACCCCATGCCCAGGACCGCGGCCTGGAGGCGGTGGCGTATGCGTACGCCGAGCAGGTCCGCACCCCGGAGCAGGCGCCCTGGTCCAAGCCGCAGGGCAAGCGCGACCCGCTCGAGCTGTCCAAGAGCTTCACGGCCGTACCGCGCGGCGTCGCCCTGATGATCGGCTGCAACACCTTCCCGACGTGGAACGGCTATCCGGGCCTGTTCGCCTCTCTGGCGACCGGCAATCCCGTGCTGGTCAAGCCGCATCCGCGCGCCGTGCTCCCGCTGGCGCTGACCGTCAAGGTGGCCCGCGAGGTGCTCGCCGAGGCCGGTTTCCCCGCCGACCTGGTGTGCCTGGCCGTGGACAAGCCGGGCGAGGGGCTGGCCAAGACACTGGCCGTCCGTCCCGAGGTCCGCATCATCGACTACACCGGCTCGACCGCGTTCGGCGACTGGCTGGAGACGCACGCCCGGCAGGCGCAGGTCTTCACGGAGAAGGCGGGCGTCAACACCGTCGTCATCGACTCCACCGATGACTACAAGGGCATGCTGAGCAACCTCGCCTTCTCCCTGTCGCTCTACAGCGGCCAGATGTGCACCACCCCACAGAATCTGCTGATCCCGCGCGAGGGCATCACCACCGACGCCGGGCCGAAGTCGTACGACGAGGTGGTCAGCGATCTCGCGGCCGCGGTGAACGGGCTGCTGGGCGACGATGCGCGGGCCAACGCGCTCCTGGGCGCCATCGTCAATCCGCAGGTCAAGGAGCGGATCGACGCGGCTGCCGGGCTCGGCGAGGTGGCACTGGCCTCCCGTGAGGTGGCCAACCCCGAGTTCCCCGGGGCCACGGTCCGGACGCCGGTGATCGTCAAGCTGGACGGTGCCAAGCCGGACTCCGAGGCGGCCTATCTGTCGGAGTGCTTCGGCCCGGTGTCCTTCGCGGTGGCCGTCGATTCCGCGGCCGACGCGGTGGATCTGCTGCGGCGCACGGTCCGCGAGAAGGGCGCCATGACGGTCGGCGCGTACACCACCTCCGCCGAGGTCGAGCAGCTGGTGGAGGAGGCCTGCCTGGAGGAGTGCGCCCAGCTGTCGCTGAATCTGACCAGTGGGGTCTATGTGAACCAGACCGCGGCGTTCTCGGACTTCCATGGCTCGGGCGGCAACCCGGCGGCCAATGCCGCGCTGTGCGACGGCGCCTTCGTGGCCAACCGCTTCCGCACGGTGGAGGTGCGGCGGCCGGCCTGA
- the paaC gene encoding 1,2-phenylacetyl-CoA epoxidase subunit PaaC, with the protein MNVTAIPALPLGDDALILSHRLGEWAGHAPVLEEEVALANIALDLLGQARVLLSLAGDEDELAYLREERQFRNLQLVEQPNGDFAHTIARQLYFSTYQELLFGHLAATESELAPLAGKAVKEVAYHRDHAHQWTLRLGDGTDESHTRMQRAVDTLWRFTGELFEPVEGLETVPWPALHDSWTARVTTTLEEATLTVPEGPRHGAWTAGAGRQGLHTESFGRLLAEMQHLHRSHPGATW; encoded by the coding sequence ATGAACGTCACCGCCATCCCGGCCCTGCCCCTCGGGGACGACGCACTGATCCTCTCCCACCGCCTGGGCGAGTGGGCCGGCCACGCCCCGGTCCTGGAGGAGGAGGTCGCGCTGGCCAATATCGCGCTGGACCTGCTCGGCCAGGCCCGCGTGCTGCTCTCCCTGGCCGGTGATGAGGACGAGCTGGCCTATCTGCGCGAGGAACGGCAGTTCCGCAACCTCCAGCTGGTCGAGCAGCCCAACGGCGACTTCGCCCACACCATCGCCCGCCAGCTCTACTTCTCCACCTACCAGGAGCTGCTGTTCGGCCATCTCGCCGCAACGGAGAGCGAGTTGGCGCCGCTGGCCGGGAAGGCCGTCAAGGAGGTCGCCTACCACCGCGACCACGCCCATCAGTGGACGCTGCGCCTGGGCGACGGCACCGACGAGAGCCATACCCGGATGCAGCGCGCCGTCGACACCCTCTGGCGCTTCACCGGCGAACTCTTCGAGCCGGTGGAAGGTCTGGAGACGGTGCCCTGGCCGGCCCTGCACGACAGCTGGACCGCGCGCGTCACCACCACCCTGGAAGAAGCCACCCTCACGGTCCCCGAAGGCCCCCGGCACGGCGCCTGGACGGCCGGCGCGGGCCGCCAGGGCCTGCACACCGAGTCGTTCGGACGACTGCTCGCCGAGATGCAGCACCTCCACCGCAGCCACCCGGGGGCGACATGGTGA
- a CDS encoding rhodanese-like domain-containing protein, which translates to MQFGSVPTVGVDALTSEDFLLDVREDDEWEAGHAEGALHIPMSEFVARYGELTEAAPEDGKVYVLCRVGGRSAQVAQYLIQQGVDAVNVAGGMQAWEAAGRPVSDGKGGSGAVV; encoded by the coding sequence ATGCAATTCGGTTCTGTGCCCACGGTCGGTGTCGACGCTCTCACGTCGGAGGACTTCCTCCTGGATGTGCGTGAGGACGATGAATGGGAGGCGGGGCACGCCGAGGGCGCGCTGCACATCCCGATGAGCGAATTCGTCGCCCGCTACGGTGAGTTGACCGAGGCGGCTCCCGAGGACGGCAAGGTGTACGTGCTGTGCCGGGTCGGTGGGCGCTCGGCGCAGGTGGCGCAGTATCTGATCCAGCAGGGCGTCGACGCGGTGAACGTCGCGGGCGGCATGCAGGCCTGGGAGGCCGCCGGCCGCCCCGTATCGGATGGCAAGGGCGGCTCCGGGGCGGTCGTCTAG
- a CDS encoding DUF5819 family protein, with protein MQSYGDESRPLSALSLPSRIVIGVAACAIAVIVAIHLAMMFLHVAPSNTLSKQQGALISDYVYPEYEQNWKLFAPNPLQQNIAVQVRAQLRSEDGTVRTTGWTGLTARDGQAILHNPLPSHTQQNQLRRGWELFLNTHNAQNRPVGLRGELSERYIRRIVMLRMDGEWTQGGGRVEQIQVRSQTTAVRPPPWSSEKISEKPVYRVLPWWQVTADDLPKGAKNQ; from the coding sequence ATGCAGTCATACGGGGACGAATCGCGGCCATTGTCCGCGCTCTCGCTGCCCTCGCGGATCGTCATAGGGGTGGCGGCCTGTGCCATCGCAGTCATCGTCGCGATTCATCTCGCCATGATGTTCCTGCATGTCGCGCCGTCGAACACGCTCAGCAAACAGCAGGGCGCCCTGATCAGCGACTACGTCTATCCCGAGTACGAACAGAACTGGAAGCTGTTCGCACCCAACCCCCTCCAGCAGAACATCGCGGTCCAGGTCCGTGCACAGCTGCGCAGCGAGGACGGCACCGTGCGGACCACCGGCTGGACCGGCCTGACCGCCCGCGACGGCCAGGCCATCCTCCACAACCCGCTGCCCAGCCACACCCAGCAGAACCAGCTGCGCCGCGGCTGGGAGCTCTTCCTCAACACCCACAACGCGCAGAACCGCCCGGTCGGCCTGCGCGGTGAGCTGTCCGAGCGCTATATCCGGCGGATCGTGATGCTCCGGATGGACGGCGAGTGGACCCAGGGCGGCGGCCGGGTCGAGCAGATCCAGGTCCGCTCGCAGACGACGGCGGTCCGCCCGCCGCCGTGGAGCTCGGAGAAGATCAGCGAGAAGCCCGTGTACCGCGTGCTGCCCTGGTGGCAGGTCACCGCAGACGACCTGCCCAAGGGGGCGAAGAACCAGTGA